Proteins co-encoded in one uncultured Draconibacterium sp. genomic window:
- a CDS encoding PEP/pyruvate-binding domain-containing protein produces the protein MDIDNTSLTTIYKKRKNDRDIFQELMPTKVKEVLLVATLYDSYSIVREGQFSDKIFGEYLQLNLYAAPRFTSVHTKEEALLILQHRDFDLIIVMAGMDKNTPVETARAIRNVRPKVPLLLLVNNNADLRFFQAERRKLDFIDRIFVWNGNSNVFMAMIKYIEDKSNVARDTQNGSVRIILLVEDSIQYYSRYLPMLFTTVMTQTQVLVNEDATDELHKILRMRARPKVILVDNYEEAVKFINSYRRYMLCVISDVKFEKNGVEDEDAGIDLLKFTQSTRKFPIPLLLQSHDISNAQRAKEVGADFINKNSESLSMDIFNFLYRRLGFGNFVFKGMDGLPIAQAKNLVEFQEKFRDIPEESLQYHGSRNSFSTWLMARGEINLAELLMPIQMSDFDSPEELRQFCLDSFRKVRFERLRGTIVNFDSEFVSSSRFIVRMAKGSLGGKGRGIAFICNFIENIDFSKLIPEMNIRIPSTSIIGALEFDKFIETNNLYDDIYSFNDYSAIRKHFLESEFDDKIRKRLMEYLKKIKRPLAVRSSGLFEDSLLQPFSGVYATYLIPNNHPDLMVRYQHLETAIKLVYSSIFTESAQAYFDAVNYKIEEEKMAVVIQEVIGHEYNGKYYPTLSGVAQSYNYYPIAYMEPEDGFSVAAVGLGMYVVGGENSFRFCPKYPNLNASSLKDQLRDTQKKFYAIDLSNPDFDLASDGEDAAIKKYRIKEAEKDGTLEHSASTYLIENDDLIPGIQGPGPKVIDFANILKYSYLPLADVLQLLLKLFKEAMGSPVEIEYTLDLEPAENGKPTLYLLQIKPLIRIEEEVEVDIEMVDEDKVFMYAEQGMGNGRIEDIHDVVYVDPAKFDKMKTRQMAQEISQLNDWFEKEDRSYILIGPGRWGSRDPYTGIPVLWANISKAKIVVEMGLPDFPLDASLGSHFFHNVTSMNVGYFSVPHNSRNTKLKMEALKKQPVLRETEFIKHVHFDKPLTILMNGRDRRVLIHC, from the coding sequence ATGGACATCGACAATACATCTCTAACTACCATTTACAAAAAGCGCAAAAACGACCGCGATATTTTTCAGGAGTTAATGCCCACTAAAGTAAAAGAAGTGCTGTTGGTGGCAACGCTTTACGACTCGTATTCCATTGTGCGCGAGGGGCAGTTCAGCGATAAGATATTTGGCGAATACCTGCAGTTAAACCTTTACGCAGCACCGCGTTTTACCAGTGTGCATACCAAAGAAGAGGCTTTATTGATTTTGCAACATCGCGATTTCGATTTGATCATTGTGATGGCCGGCATGGACAAGAATACGCCGGTTGAAACAGCCCGTGCTATCCGGAATGTACGACCAAAAGTGCCGTTGCTGTTGTTGGTGAATAATAATGCCGATCTGCGTTTCTTTCAGGCCGAGCGCCGAAAGCTTGATTTTATCGACCGTATTTTTGTGTGGAACGGTAACTCCAATGTTTTTATGGCGATGATTAAATACATCGAAGACAAAAGCAACGTGGCCCGCGATACACAAAACGGTAGTGTACGAATAATTTTGTTGGTTGAGGACAGCATTCAATACTACTCGCGGTACCTGCCGATGCTTTTTACAACAGTAATGACGCAGACACAGGTGTTGGTGAACGAGGATGCCACTGATGAACTGCATAAAATATTACGAATGCGGGCGCGTCCAAAAGTAATTTTGGTTGACAACTACGAGGAGGCAGTGAAATTTATAAACAGTTATCGGCGTTATATGCTGTGTGTAATTTCTGATGTGAAATTTGAAAAGAATGGCGTAGAAGACGAAGATGCCGGTATCGATCTGCTGAAATTTACCCAATCCACGCGAAAATTTCCTATTCCCTTATTGCTGCAATCGCACGATATTTCCAATGCACAACGCGCCAAAGAGGTGGGGGCTGATTTTATCAATAAAAACTCGGAGAGTTTGTCCATGGATATTTTCAACTTCCTGTATCGGCGCTTGGGGTTTGGAAACTTTGTTTTTAAAGGCATGGATGGTTTGCCCATTGCACAGGCAAAAAACCTGGTGGAGTTTCAGGAGAAATTCAGAGATATTCCCGAAGAATCGTTGCAATACCACGGAAGCCGGAACTCATTTTCCACCTGGCTAATGGCGCGCGGCGAAATTAATCTGGCTGAATTGCTGATGCCGATTCAAATGTCGGATTTTGATTCTCCTGAAGAGCTGCGACAGTTTTGCCTTGATAGTTTCAGAAAGGTTCGCTTTGAACGTTTGCGGGGTACTATTGTAAATTTCGATTCGGAGTTTGTGTCGTCAAGCCGGTTTATTGTGCGTATGGCAAAAGGTTCGCTGGGCGGAAAGGGGAGAGGAATTGCTTTTATCTGCAATTTTATCGAGAACATCGACTTTTCGAAACTCATCCCTGAAATGAACATTCGTATTCCGTCAACATCAATAATTGGTGCGCTGGAGTTTGATAAGTTTATTGAGACCAATAACCTTTACGACGATATTTATTCCTTCAACGATTACAGTGCAATTCGGAAACATTTCCTTGAGTCGGAGTTCGATGATAAGATCAGGAAAAGGCTGATGGAATACCTTAAAAAGATTAAAAGGCCACTGGCTGTGCGCTCGTCGGGATTGTTCGAAGATTCGTTGCTGCAACCTTTTTCGGGTGTTTATGCCACGTACCTCATTCCAAACAATCATCCCGATCTGATGGTGCGTTACCAGCACCTGGAAACGGCTATCAAACTGGTTTATTCAAGTATTTTTACCGAATCGGCACAAGCTTATTTCGATGCGGTAAACTACAAAATTGAAGAGGAAAAAATGGCGGTGGTCATTCAGGAAGTAATTGGCCATGAATACAACGGTAAATATTACCCCACACTTTCGGGCGTGGCACAGTCGTACAATTATTACCCCATTGCCTACATGGAACCTGAAGATGGTTTTTCGGTTGCTGCCGTTGGGCTTGGAATGTATGTTGTTGGTGGCGAAAATTCGTTCCGTTTTTGTCCGAAATATCCGAACCTGAATGCATCGTCGTTAAAAGATCAGTTGCGCGATACGCAGAAGAAGTTTTATGCCATCGATCTGTCAAATCCTGATTTTGATTTAGCGAGCGATGGCGAAGATGCAGCCATTAAGAAATACCGCATAAAAGAAGCTGAAAAAGATGGAACACTGGAGCATTCAGCATCCACGTATTTGATTGAAAATGACGATTTGATACCGGGAATTCAGGGGCCTGGACCAAAGGTGATTGATTTTGCCAACATATTAAAGTACAGTTATTTGCCGCTTGCCGATGTGCTGCAGTTGCTGCTGAAATTGTTTAAGGAAGCCATGGGATCGCCGGTGGAAATTGAATATACCCTGGATCTTGAGCCGGCAGAAAACGGCAAACCAACGCTTTATTTATTGCAAATAAAACCACTTATCCGCATCGAGGAAGAGGTGGAAGTGGATATTGAAATGGTGGATGAGGACAAAGTTTTTATGTATGCCGAGCAGGGAATGGGCAATGGTAGAATTGAAGATATTCACGATGTGGTTTATGTCGATCCGGCTAAGTTCGACAAAATGAAAACACGGCAAATGGCGCAAGAGATTAGTCAATTAAACGATTGGTTTGAAAAAGAAGACCGATCGTATATTCTTATCGGGCCGGGGCGCTGGGGCTCGCGCGATCCGTATACCGGAATCCCGGTGTTGTGGGCAAATATCTCAAAAGCCAAAATAGTTGTAGAAATGGGCTTGCCCGATTTTCCGCTTGATGCTTCGCTGGGATCGCACTTTTTCCACAATGTAACATCAATGAATGTGGGCTACTTTTCGGTGCCGCATAATTCGCGAAATACAAAGCTAAAAATGGAGGCGTTGAAAAAACAGCCGGTGCTTCGTGAAACCGAATTTATAAAACACGTGCACTTTGATAAACCACTTACTATTTTAATGAATGGGCGAGACCGACGTGTTTTGATTCATTGTTAA
- a CDS encoding nuclear transport factor 2 family protein, whose translation MTKGYFKCVFLFLAILLTLNSYQSFGQDYTSESKIILETEKQALNEWGNRNVWGYLNLFASDATYFDTSTKMKLTGYEAIKSYTAPWNGSIYVPRHEMINVDIKVVGNVGVLSYNLYNFNESNDTTALWNSSEIYEKIDGNWKIIHSHWSLVALKK comes from the coding sequence ATGACAAAAGGTTATTTTAAATGTGTGTTCTTGTTTCTTGCAATATTATTGACTTTGAATAGTTATCAAAGCTTTGGTCAAGATTATACTAGTGAATCAAAAATTATTTTAGAAACAGAAAAACAAGCATTGAATGAATGGGGTAACCGAAATGTTTGGGGTTACCTTAATCTTTTCGCATCAGATGCAACGTATTTTGACACATCCACAAAAATGAAACTAACTGGCTACGAAGCTATAAAATCATATACCGCCCCATGGAACGGTAGTATATATGTTCCCAGACATGAAATGATAAATGTTGATATTAAAGTCGTTGGTAATGTTGGAGTATTAAGCTACAACCTATATAATTTTAATGAATCAAATGACACAACTGCACTTTGGAATAGTTCTGAGATTTATGAGAAAATTGATGGGAATTGGAAAATTATTCACTCACATTGGTCATTGGTTGCTTTAAAAAAGTGA
- a CDS encoding helix-turn-helix transcriptional regulator produces the protein MIKKYDFHKTKYGSELLVDLIRLETLEKYINSDRSHFLTYYDITLIQDGQGSLLLDNNVVNIQKNRIICSSPMQIRQWKINAMPKGLVLIFEDEFLSTFFNDAEFVKRLNFFHIIAAEPILSLTDSKNSYIENLLLNIEKEILHFNNRNKHILRALLYQALAWLDREYTKHKNINTVADNNNTVLKFKNLVTEFYKQEHSVNFYAEKLNISPGYLNDLIKREINISAKQFIQNRVILEAKRLLRNTPLSISEIAWKLNFNDVSYFIRAFKNKTGLTPKLYRNIKDS, from the coding sequence ATGATTAAAAAGTATGATTTTCATAAAACTAAATATGGCTCTGAATTATTAGTTGATTTGATTAGACTTGAAACATTGGAGAAATACATCAACAGCGACAGGTCTCATTTTTTGACCTATTATGACATAACATTGATTCAAGATGGACAGGGCAGCTTACTTTTAGATAATAATGTAGTTAATATTCAGAAAAACAGGATAATCTGTTCATCTCCAATGCAAATTCGACAATGGAAAATAAATGCAATGCCAAAAGGATTGGTGTTAATATTCGAGGATGAGTTTTTGTCAACATTTTTTAATGACGCGGAGTTTGTTAAAAGACTGAATTTTTTTCATATTATAGCAGCCGAACCAATACTTTCATTAACTGATTCAAAGAATTCCTATATAGAAAACTTACTATTGAATATAGAAAAGGAAATATTGCATTTTAACAATAGGAATAAACACATTTTGAGAGCATTGCTATATCAAGCTCTTGCATGGCTGGATAGAGAATACACAAAACATAAAAACATTAATACAGTCGCTGATAACAATAACACTGTACTGAAATTTAAAAATTTGGTAACTGAATTTTATAAACAGGAACATTCTGTAAATTTTTACGCCGAAAAATTGAATATTAGCCCAGGATATTTAAACGACTTGATAAAAAGAGAAATAAATATCTCAGCAAAACAATTTATTCAGAACAGAGTAATCCTTGAAGCTAAAAGACTGTTAAGAAATACTCCTTTATCAATATCTGAGATTGCCTGGAAATTGAACTTCAATGATGTTTCATATTTCATTCGAGCTTTTAAAAATAAAACGGGCCTTACTCCCAAGCTTTATCGCAACATAAAGGATTCTTAA
- a CDS encoding SIMPL domain-containing protein — protein sequence MKKIIFIVFIILTLNSFSQTGEKNFIDQNYIEVTGKAEMEIVPNEIYLKIIVNEKDLKGKQELQEVEKSMIEKLSEIGIDISKQLAIRDIASNFQKYWLKGSEINSVKEYQLKVGNAKIAGQVIRELESLGLSNISIEKIEHSEIQKFRTEVKIMAMKAAKEKAISLTNAIDQNIGKAIYIQEMNNQVYNALQGRVAGLSNIVVRGYGYSDKSKMEQTEIEFEKIKLEYSILARFEIE from the coding sequence ATGAAAAAAATTATTTTTATAGTATTTATAATCTTGACTTTAAATTCATTCTCTCAAACTGGAGAGAAAAATTTCATCGATCAGAATTATATTGAAGTGACAGGAAAGGCTGAAATGGAAATTGTTCCAAATGAAATTTATTTGAAGATTATCGTTAACGAGAAAGATTTAAAAGGCAAACAAGAACTCCAAGAGGTAGAAAAATCAATGATTGAAAAACTTTCTGAAATTGGGATTGATATCTCAAAACAACTTGCAATTAGAGATATAGCAAGCAATTTTCAAAAGTATTGGTTAAAAGGCTCTGAAATCAACTCAGTAAAAGAGTACCAGTTAAAAGTAGGAAATGCAAAAATAGCCGGACAAGTTATTCGAGAACTTGAATCATTGGGACTATCAAATATCTCAATCGAGAAAATTGAACATTCAGAAATTCAAAAATTCAGAACAGAGGTAAAAATAATGGCAATGAAAGCGGCCAAAGAAAAAGCAATTTCATTGACAAATGCAATTGACCAAAATATTGGAAAAGCAATTTACATCCAAGAAATGAATAATCAAGTTTATAATGCACTTCAAGGACGTGTTGCAGGATTATCAAATATTGTAGTAAGGGGATATGGTTACTCTGACAAATCAAAAATGGAACAAACTGAAATTGAATTTGAAAAAATAAAACTAGAATATTCAATTTTAGCACGATTTGAAATTGAATAA
- a CDS encoding serpin family protein produces the protein MKNQDFREKLIEVRKARGLTQEDVAKMCKVTVRTIQRLESGSVKPRAFTIKAISDNLGICFFETSNGDEKNEEQQSNRKDQSIYWYAKDLFNLKTNTMQKISVLSTPFLIIGFTLFFVLDSETNAQTNDDSSSLNNYSFDLYHQTKVERENLFLSPLSTYYALLIAHEGSKKKTKKEFEKVLYLNKSTSLYNDYLYSIARKSDSYSYLKISNAIWLDNSLVVEGEYSKSVSDKYFSDFEQTEFANRKKAIEDINGWVSEKTNHKIEEIIKDSDLTPDTKLLISNAVYFKGEWLMKFSKHKTIAAPFFTTAENQYKVDFMNMTESLQYFENSEYQFISKPYRNSELSFCVILPKELFGIEEIEKKMKNDFLNAILDSTFYTKTALSIPKIKLESSYDLSEALKRAGLNAAFTQEANFSEITKDEPIQLFKVLHKTCIELDEEKTEAAAATATTMRITGSRLSYKIFKADHPFVFFVIDNQSKAILFMGRYFKPTKGEMIAKERLLDNLDKRKQEKFAIRNGVLFIVDEKIVSQDELQSINPEDIESINVYKDNEEIAKYSSKDYDGVIVITLKKKRRNER, from the coding sequence ACAGTACGCACAATTCAGCGACTTGAATCTGGGAGTGTAAAGCCCAGAGCTTTCACGATTAAGGCTATATCTGATAATTTAGGAATTTGCTTTTTTGAGACATCAAATGGTGATGAAAAAAATGAGGAGCAACAGTCAAACCGTAAAGACCAATCTATTTATTGGTATGCAAAAGATTTATTCAACTTAAAAACAAACACAATGCAAAAGATTTCAGTTTTATCGACACCATTTTTAATTATCGGATTTACGCTGTTCTTTGTTCTTGATTCTGAAACAAATGCCCAAACCAATGATGACAGTAGTTCTTTGAATAATTATTCGTTTGATTTATATCATCAAACAAAGGTCGAAAGGGAAAACCTTTTTCTATCTCCATTAAGTACCTATTATGCCCTACTAATAGCTCATGAAGGTTCAAAAAAGAAAACAAAAAAAGAATTTGAAAAAGTACTATATCTAAATAAATCAACCTCTTTGTATAATGACTATTTATATAGTATTGCAAGGAAATCAGATAGTTATTCATACTTAAAAATTTCAAATGCTATCTGGTTAGATAATAGTCTTGTTGTAGAAGGGGAATATAGTAAATCTGTGTCTGACAAATATTTCTCAGATTTTGAGCAGACTGAATTTGCCAACAGGAAAAAGGCTATTGAAGATATCAATGGTTGGGTTTCAGAAAAAACAAATCATAAAATAGAAGAGATTATAAAAGACTCAGATTTAACGCCAGATACTAAATTGTTGATTTCTAATGCCGTTTATTTTAAAGGAGAGTGGCTTATGAAATTTAGCAAGCACAAGACAATTGCTGCACCCTTTTTTACAACTGCAGAAAATCAATATAAAGTTGATTTCATGAATATGACCGAAAGTCTTCAATATTTTGAAAATAGTGAATATCAATTTATATCAAAACCATACCGAAATTCTGAGTTGTCGTTTTGCGTCATTCTTCCAAAAGAACTATTTGGTATTGAAGAAATTGAAAAAAAAATGAAAAATGATTTTCTAAATGCAATATTAGATAGTACATTTTATACAAAAACAGCACTTTCCATACCAAAAATAAAACTGGAATCAAGTTATGATTTGAGCGAAGCACTAAAAAGAGCAGGTCTAAATGCTGCTTTTACCCAAGAGGCGAATTTCTCGGAAATAACAAAGGATGAGCCTATTCAGCTCTTTAAGGTATTGCATAAAACTTGTATCGAATTGGATGAAGAAAAAACGGAAGCTGCTGCAGCGACCGCGACTACTATGAGAATTACAGGAAGCCGCCTCTCATACAAGATTTTTAAAGCTGACCATCCATTTGTCTTTTTCGTAATTGACAATCAGTCTAAAGCAATTTTATTTATGGGTAGGTATTTTAAACCTACGAAAGGTGAAATGATTGCAAAAGAAAGGTTATTGGATAATCTGGATAAGAGAAAACAAGAAAAATTCGCTATTAGAAATGGAGTCTTGTTTATAGTTGACGAAAAGATTGTTTCACAAGATGAACTTCAATCTATTAATCCAGAAGATATTGAATCAATAAATGTATACAAAGATAATGAAGAAATTGCCAAATACTCGTCAAAAGATTATGATGGAGTGATTGTTATAACGCTAAAAAAGAAGCGAAGAAATGAAAGATAA